The nucleotide sequence TCGGAGATTTGCCTGCCGATGAAGATTTTTTCGTATCGCGTTTTATCGCTGACATGTACGTACCTTTTTGACTATGATGGCTTTTATAGGTACGTACCCTACCACAAAAGTATCTCATCACCAATCTCTCCCCTGAAAGGTATTAGCAGTACCAGACAGGGGCTAACTACACCGTTAGAGGACTAACGACATGGCTATTAGCAAATCTAGCAATTCCCGTCTTGAAGATCAGTTATTAGATACTGAATAAAAAAACTTTAAGAGCAATCCGATTTCTGGTAAAAGACTTTCGTGGGACTAAGACCTCACTTGATGAAAAAGGAAGCGTTAAAGCAAAAAGATCTGTCCTTAAGTCTAGGACGACCGAAAGGTCTTTCTGGGTGCACTCTGGCGAGCCATGCAAAAGCTAGACCACGGAGTACAGTACACAGTTGGAAAAAGTTAGTGAAGGTAGGGTGGATTTTATACTTTTGTGTTGCTTCCTTCGGATTCAACTGCCCTTCTTGGCCGTGAGGACGCTAACTTTTATCTAAGAAGGATTACATGCCAAAGGGTTTCTCGTTTAAGGATACTTTTACTCCCATTCAAAGAAAAGAAAGCTTAATCGGCTTGCTGGGGATAAAAGATATTGAAAAATTTGAAAGTCTGCTTAGAGATGGTGTTGAAAACGCATATTATATTAAGCCACCGATTAAGAAAAAAAACGGTGGTGAACGAATTGTTTATGCACCAAATCGAATGCTTAAATCAATTCTTCGAAAAATAAACAATAGAATATTTAATCAAATTAATTTCCCTGATTATTTGTATGGTTCAATACCAGACAAAGAAAACCCTCGCGATTACATTTTATGTGCTCATCAACATTGTAAAGCAAAAATTCTTATCAAACTTGATATTGAAAATTTTTTCCCTACAATGAAAACAAAATTTGTTTTCAATATATTCAAAGACTTATTTAAGTTTTCTGATGAAGTATCAAACATTTTAACAAAGCTTACTACGTATGATGGTTTTGTTCCACAAGGTGCCCCAACAAGTACTTATTTAGCAAACTTATATTTTTATGATTGTGAGCCAAATAAGGTAAATTACCTACGTAGTCTCGGTTTCAGATACACTCGTTTAATTGACGATATAACAGTATCTCGCTTAAAAAAAGAAGGTGATTGGAAATTTGTTGAAACTATCATTTCAGAATTTATAACGCAGAAAGAATTATCAGTGAATAAAGATAAGACTCAATTATTATCAGCTAATTCACCACAATCGTTTAAAGTACATGGACTATGTATAGAAGAAACAACTCCACGATTTACAAAGAATGAAAGAATAAATATAAAAACACAAGTAAAGCGAGTTGTAAAAACAGGATATAATCGTGATAATATCAGAATGCAGAAGAATTATCATGACGTCTATTTTTCTGTCAAAGGGAAAATCACTAAATTAAAACGAGTTAATTGTCCTGATTATCCTCTTCTAAAAAAATTGCTGGCAAAACATTGCGATCCCCTCCCAGAACATAAAGAAATAAAAAGAATTAATAGGGTGATATCTAACCTATCAAAAGATCATGCTACTTTTGGTAGCACTGAAAGATATAGAAGCCGTTATTTTCAAGTCATATTTCGCTTAGAAATTTTGAAGAAACTGTATCCTGTAGAGGCAAATGAGTTCAAAGCTCGTCTAAAATTAATAAGTCCAATTAAAAATGAAAATTAAAGCATCACTAACCAGCATAATATCATACATAATAATTTCACTTATTACAGTTTGCTTTTTCTCGATGATTTCTACGGCAATCATGGTTTTTTTGGATATTATCATCAAACGAGATTGGACATTTTGTTTCTCTGAAGAGTGTATTTTAACGGCAGAACAAATTTTCAAAACACCAATTTCTCTCTTGAAACAATCGCTGATATTTATACCTGTATTTGTTTTTTTTATAGGTCTATACAACTATAAACTTGCGATTATAAATACAAAAAATGATAACATATTAAACAAAGAACGAGATTTCTACGCCTATTTAAAAGAAAACCCAAGCGATAAAGAAGATCTATTGAAGGCATTAAACAAAAAGAAACTTTTTAATGCTCTATTCGATGATGAATTGAATTTTAATACCGGTGCAAAGGAAAAAATAGAATTATACATTAAAAATAGAAAATCTCATGGAGTAATAACCTTACTTGATGAAAATAAAAAAGAAGCCTATAAAAAAATATACTTATAATTCCATTATCCTTTGGCTTTACAATTGATGATGAATTAGATATAGAGCGTATGGATGAGATCGTTAACTCCATATGTGTAGAAGTAATCGAAATTATAGAAATTTGGTTCAGTATTACAATTAAAAAAGAATAGTAGTTTCAAAGCAAGGACTAACTTTCAGCATCTCCTTCGGAGATACTTTAAACTCTCCATTGTTTTTTCGCCCTTCGGTTGGAAAAATTAAAAGCAAAATCAACACCATGCATTGACATTATTTTACTCTGCCATATATACCCTATGGATTTCAAGTGCATCGCGACGGCAAGGGAACGAATCCCCGGGAACATGGACAACTATGTGATCGGGGTGAGTAAATGCAACCAACAAAGAGGTGACTTAAAAGATAACGGATATAAATGAAATGAGAATTATCGAAATGCTAAACTGGATGCCGAGTTTGTTCACATTATGCAGCGCCACAGATATACTGTAGAGACGTTGACTTACCGATGATTTGGGTGAATGCGCAGGAAATTATCGCATTCCACGATTGTATACTGCATCGTAATGGCATACATATCCTTAAATAACGACAATACACTGGAAAATCTGGCTGTAGATACCGCTACTAGTGAGAAAAGTGTTAGCCCGCTGGCACAGAATTTACGGAACGTTGGTAAAAAATACTAGCTCACTCAGCTAAGAACCCTGTTTTTCCCCATACTTAAATTTAAACTTTTCTTTTAGGAAGAGGATTATCTACATTAATATCAATGTAGTCTAAGTTATCAACATAGAAATTAACATACTCTTTATTATTGATTTTCGATCTAATTATTTCAGGCCGCCCATAAATGAAGACAAATGCTGTAGATTTTTGTGTCTGTATTATTTTTGACAACCTCTTGATGACAAGTTTTTTTACATGATATTTATCTATTAGCTTTTTGGATATAAAACAAGTTGTTTGTAGCAATTCACCATGTGAGTTTTTTATCTTTTTTTTAAATTTAATACGATATCCTTTACCTTCATACTTATCTATATAAGCCCAACCATAATATATAATCCCATACTCTGGCAACGAATCTATTTTCTGCTCCCAAATACATTTAAACACCCCAGAATATGGTATATCCATTCCAGATATATTCAATTTCCTATTTATTAACGTGTTATCCTTAATATACCTTATATAACGACTTACGATAGTTCTAACCGAGTAGACTTTCCCTATATTGCCGATTTCTTTCAGATTAAGAGCATGTGACTTTGATAGATATTTATTCCGCTTATTTCCATGATTTTTATTATCATCCTTCTTCTTAGATTCATAATAACTATCCGGGCGATGAAGTATAAAAGAATCAACTATCGACTGATCAAGTGTCTTTTTCTCTCCTTGCTTAGCATTTTCAATGACACTTAATATCTTAAGCGGAATTTTTCTCTCTATTTCACAATTAGGATGATGTTTACCATAAATGCGATAATGAGGAACTACACGCATGTTCTGCATATCTTCATCAAGATTCGCACAAGTAACCTGTGCAGAACAATCTTCGCCAGGACATATAAATAATTTTTTATTAGTAATTAATCCAGACCAATACAAATCATAAGCTCGATCAGGGTCGATATACTCATTTAATTCAATGCTATAAGCTACATCCAAAGACATATTTCATCACCATCGCACTATAATCATTCTGATAAGTTACCCCCAATAAGTTAAAAAAGCTATAGTGTTTCTCTTATCTGAAAAAGCTCCCCCCCCCCACTTCCCTAAGTACAAAAATAATGAATAATTAATAAATATCAATTAGTTATGCTATTAAAATTTACTATTGTCGCAGTAACTACTTATTTTTAAGGTCATGCCAGCGAAGTGGATATATGTATTGTAAGAAATTTTTAAGCGACACATTATTTTGTTGG is from Photorhabdus laumondii subsp. laumondii and encodes:
- a CDS encoding reverse transcriptase family protein, which translates into the protein MPKGFSFKDTFTPIQRKESLIGLLGIKDIEKFESLLRDGVENAYYIKPPIKKKNGGERIVYAPNRMLKSILRKINNRIFNQINFPDYLYGSIPDKENPRDYILCAHQHCKAKILIKLDIENFFPTMKTKFVFNIFKDLFKFSDEVSNILTKLTTYDGFVPQGAPTSTYLANLYFYDCEPNKVNYLRSLGFRYTRLIDDITVSRLKKEGDWKFVETIISEFITQKELSVNKDKTQLLSANSPQSFKVHGLCIEETTPRFTKNERINIKTQVKRVVKTGYNRDNIRMQKNYHDVYFSVKGKITKLKRVNCPDYPLLKKLLAKHCDPLPEHKEIKRINRVISNLSKDHATFGSTERYRSRYFQVIFRLEILKKLYPVEANEFKARLKLISPIKNEN
- a CDS encoding retron Ec48 family effector membrane protein gives rise to the protein MISTAIMVFLDIIIKRDWTFCFSEECILTAEQIFKTPISLLKQSLIFIPVFVFFIGLYNYKLAIINTKNDNILNKERDFYAYLKENPSDKEDLLKALNKKKLFNALFDDELNFNTGAKEKIELYIKNRKSHGVITLLDENKKEAYKKIYL